The genomic region CAACAGGAAGCGACAGTTTGCCTGAGGCATAGAGCAGAAGGTCTGCCGCCAAAAACAAGCAGAAAAAGAGCAGACTGTTTCTGAACCCGTTCTTTTTGCCGGATGTTTTATCCGGAAACAGAAGAAAAATCAGGCCCAGCCCCAATCCCAGATGAAATCCCCGATGCTGCTGCGATGGGAGGGTTCCAAACATCGCCGTATACAATTGGAACAAAGTCAGGGTGATCGCCAGAAAACTCACTACAACTTTCCATTTCCCCAATTTTTTGCGAAAAGAATATTCAATATCGTATTTCTCCAGCAGCTTTTGTTCGTTCACGACCGAGCACCCCCCGAAACGATGATTATGCGGTGGCTTATATCACTTCATTCCCTTTTCTTTATAGAACTTCTCGGCTCCCGAATGCAGCGGAACCGTGATTCCGCTCAGCGCTTTTTCCAGACTGATCTGTTTTCCGATTGCGTATCCTTTTGCGATTTCATCTTTCTGTTCATACATCGTCTTCGTGATCTGATACACAATATCTTCCGGCAAATCTTCGCGGGCATAAAGGACTGCTTGCATGGAAACCGTGCGAACGTCTTCACTCTGCCCTTTATACGTGTTGGCAGGTATTACGTAATCGGTATAGAACGGATGGTTCCTTTTCAGTGTCTCAAGACCTTGTCCGGTGACAGGCAGAATCCGAACGTCTTTTGAAGTCGCAATGTCCTCAATGTTGGCTGCCGGAACGCTGAGAATCGCAAATGCGGCATCAAGGTTTCCGTCTTTCAGTTTTGTTGCAGCGTCCGTAAAGGTATCTTGGAAGACTTTCAATTCGCTTAGTTTGATGCCATATGCTTCAAGAATCTGTTCCGCCGCCACCGCCGTTCCACTCCCCGCAGGCCCCGTTGAAACACGTTTGCCTTTCAAATCTTCGAGGCTCTTGATGGAACTGTTTTTCGGCGTTACGATCTGAATCACTTCCGGATAAATGACGCCGACGGCACGGAAATTTTTTATCGGTTTGGTGAAAGCGCCTTTCCCGTTATAAGCATCGTGAGCAATGCTGTTGATCGCCATTGCCAACTCCGTTTCCTTATTCCCCAAAAGCTTCATGTTTTCCACAGAAGCTCCTGTCGATTGAACCGTCACATGCAATTCGTTGATGCGCTGATTCCATACATTCGCGATCGCCCCGCCCAGCGGATAATAGGTTCCGCCCGTACCTCCGGTGGCAAACAGATACTCTTTGGCGCCCGTTTTGTTGCCTGTATCTTGTCCTTGCTTACTGGGATCTTTACTTGCGGGATCAATTTTAGGCCCACACCCCGCTGCAAATGTTGCGACCATCAGCAATCCTGCAACCAACCATCCACTGATGGTTCTTACTCGACCGGCCCTCTTTTTGTTGATCTGCATTTCATACACCCCTTTTCCTTTTTTGATCCTTCCAAGTTCCCGGTGTCTATGTCAGATTTTTTAAACAGTTTATGAAAATATAATTGCACAAATCGAAAATTAATGCAATAATAATTTCACAACATTCTGGAGGTGCTGTCGGTGAATCTTTCTTCCTTACAGGCTCAATACAGTGCAAAAAGGACTAAGTCCGCCTCTTTTTTTAAAGAGGCGGACTCCGTGATTGCGGGTGGTGTCAATGGAAACCTCAGGTTTTTTCAGCCGTTTCCGATGACTTTTCAAAAAGCATACGGCGCTTGGCTGGTGGATCTCGACGGCAATCATTACGTGGATTATCTACTGTCATACGGATCCTTGCTTTTGGGTCACGGGCACTCCGTCGTTCGGCAAGCGTTGGAACAGGTTTGGGAAGACCAGGGTACAAGCAGTTTTGGAGCCACACACCCTTTAGAGCTGGAGATGTCGAAAGAGATCAAAGAGTTGTATCCCGGTTTTGAACGGCTGCGTTTTACGAATTCCGGTTTGGAGGCCACTCTGTTCGCTTTGCGGCTTGCTTTGGCTTTTACCGGGAAGACGCATATCGCAAAATTTGAAGGCCATTACCACGGAAGCCACGATCACGTGCTGGTCAGTGTGAATCCGGAACTAAACCAGGCAGGAAGTCCGGAAACCCCGCAAGCAGTACCGGAATCTTACGGAATCCCGGACTATTATCTTCAACACACCATCATTCTGCCTTTTAACGACTGGCCTGCCTGCGAACGGATCTTGACCAGCATGAAAGAGCGAATCGGGGCCGTTATCCTTGAACCTATGCAGGCAGGATATATTGCTGCCGACCCGAGATTTGTCGTGAACTTGCGCGATTTGACGGAGAAGCTTGGAATGGTGCTGATTTTTGATGAAGTGAAAACCGGGTTCCGTGTATCATTAGGCGGAGCCCAGGCGTTTTACGGGGTACAGCCGGACTTAACAGCACTTGGAAAAGTCGTGGGAGGCGGTTTCCCAATCGGTGTCGTAGGCGGGAAGCAAGAAATTCTGGATATGTGCTCCCCTGGCCGCTCACCCAAAAGGGAAGAAGTGGTATTCCACAGCGGAACGTTCAATGGAAATCCGGTTTCCCTGGCGGCAGGTCTGGCAACCATTCGTTATTTGAAACAACCGGGAAAATTTGAAAGTATCGTGAACCGTACCAACGAATTGCGAAAGGGCATCGAATCCCTTGCCCAAAGTTTCGAAGTTCCGATAAGAACCATTGGAGCAGGGACAATTTTTAATGTGTTGGCCATAGAAGGGGACGTAAGCAATTACCGCGACCTGAGCCGAAACCGTAAAGATTGGCGTTTGGCTTTGGACTATTTGTTGATGGATAATGGAGTTTATTCG from Effusibacillus lacus harbors:
- a CDS encoding aspartate aminotransferase family protein; the encoded protein is MNLSSLQAQYSAKRTKSASFFKEADSVIAGGVNGNLRFFQPFPMTFQKAYGAWLVDLDGNHYVDYLLSYGSLLLGHGHSVVRQALEQVWEDQGTSSFGATHPLELEMSKEIKELYPGFERLRFTNSGLEATLFALRLALAFTGKTHIAKFEGHYHGSHDHVLVSVNPELNQAGSPETPQAVPESYGIPDYYLQHTIILPFNDWPACERILTSMKERIGAVILEPMQAGYIAADPRFVVNLRDLTEKLGMVLIFDEVKTGFRVSLGGAQAFYGVQPDLTALGKVVGGGFPIGVVGGKQEILDMCSPGRSPKREEVVFHSGTFNGNPVSLAAGLATIRYLKQPGKFESIVNRTNELRKGIESLAQSFEVPIRTIGAGTIFNVLAIEGDVSNYRDLSRNRKDWRLALDYLLMDNGVYSKPLNRFSMSDAHGPKEIQATLEAFEKSFAAFKATVHV
- a CDS encoding TAXI family TRAP transporter solute-binding subunit produces the protein MQINKKRAGRVRTISGWLVAGLLMVATFAAGCGPKIDPASKDPSKQGQDTGNKTGAKEYLFATGGTGGTYYPLGGAIANVWNQRINELHVTVQSTGASVENMKLLGNKETELAMAINSIAHDAYNGKGAFTKPIKNFRAVGVIYPEVIQIVTPKNSSIKSLEDLKGKRVSTGPAGSGTAVAAEQILEAYGIKLSELKVFQDTFTDAATKLKDGNLDAAFAILSVPAANIEDIATSKDVRILPVTGQGLETLKRNHPFYTDYVIPANTYKGQSEDVRTVSMQAVLYAREDLPEDIVYQITKTMYEQKDEIAKGYAIGKQISLEKALSGITVPLHSGAEKFYKEKGMK